AAAATGCAATCTCTCCTTGCAGTAACTCTCCTTGGTCTCcactttttcaatttccttctcGACTTCTTTTATTTCGTCGagtatttttctcttcttactCAGGGCACCTTCCTCTCTTTTATTAACTTCAGCCAATTCCTCTTTCACTCGCTCTTccctcaaattttcttttttagtcGCCTCGACAACCGCATCCATTTTCGCGCGGACCGATTTGATCCCTCGAACCAGGTTTTCCCTGGGTTCTCCACGAAACGTGCAAGCCATGTTGATGAATTTGAGCAAGGCTCACAAGTCTGATGTTCCGTCACGCTGTACGCGACATTGAAATAAGTTGATATCCACTTTCTAAGCTTGAAGTATTCGCTACAGATGACTGGccttaaccaatcaaatgccTTGGTTTTGTTCTCGGCAACCAAAGGATCAATTAACATCAAGAAACGGCCAGTATTTCCTTGATCATCTGTGCGATAGTTACAATTCATCTCAGTGAAAGGCTTTGAAAAACCCAactatttcataaaaatatccGAGCTGAAAACACATCCTTCATAGAAAGTGCAAGAGGACATTTGAATCAAGCTTACTTAGAAGCCAGATTTGCAAATTGCTTCATAGCAGGCATTCTCTTTCAAAGTCAATAAAAAgataacacaaacaaaatttgagtTTCTATTTCTAGTCCTCATTTGAAGGATGGAACTGCGAGATCTGATAGTTTTTCCTTaggattttatttcaattattattttttcaaaattatatatttttttctaaacagaAAGGACAATTTGTTACGAACCACATCAGTAGTAAGTCAACTCATGGCAAGATTCAATCGCGCAGAAAAAATTCGAGAAGGGTAATCTTTACAGAGTCGCCTCAGCCGTTACGTTAAGCCTTTGTTTACTCAGTCGACGAATACTGTTTTTCGGCAATATCACAGTTTTTCACGCAGCCTTAACAGTTGCACTGTAACTGTATGAGAATCTATTGAAAATGTGCGGGAAACCTGGATGCGACTAATCCACCGGCCAACCAGTTTACGGCCTAAACTGAAATACAGGACGAGCAACAATTCCGCAATGTCTTAAAAGACCCTTAAATCCTTTATAGGGTGCATTTACGGCACTCCACAATATTAACATGGACAGATATAAGATAGCTTCAGTTCGACTATTGATAAACCAAAGTGACCCGACATCTTATCTTGCTGTGCATCACGTCGCCCCACTCGACTCAAGTGTTTACTCTCTAACCAAATATAGACATTCGTCGGCTGGTATCTCTGGCAAGCTAACTGCCTTATAACTACAGCCACATCAGAGTTTCAACAATAATCAAAGAACGGACACCAATCATAGACTACTGTAATGATTCTATTTCGCGCCCTCGTTCTATTAAGCGCCTCCGCTCCATTAAATGCCCCACTcgaatttgtttttgtcataaACGCCCCTATTCTAAGAAGCGCCCATCTTGCGTAAGCACTtcaattcaaataattaccaCATTCTGTTCACTGATAGCACTGTTAGAGTCCGTGCACACTGAGATCAGGCATGGTTCACCTTCCTTTAATTACTTACTTAAAGCCTTATTATACAAAAAACAGTGGTTTTCGTCTCAGTCTCTCAAGAAGTAAGTTCATGTGGATGgcacagttccttcaaaagAATGATCTCGTCTTGTCTCAAAATTTTCCAACAGCTCCTTGGCTGTTCGTTCTAGCGAGTAAGACCCCAGGGATAATGCGTCAGTTTCCCAGTCTTCTAgatcattttcaaacaaacatcAACGGTTTGTTTCGCACATTTTGGTATTTCTGTAAAAATAAGAATTAGGCCCACTGCTTCGAATAAGTGCCTTCCATTGAGGCACCAAAAGTAAGAAAGTGCCCCAGGCGCTCAATCTATTAATTTCGGAAAACTAAGATTGTAAAACAATCTTAAGAATGAAGGGGGTAAgattctaaagaaaatgtggtgatTTGTCGGTTgaggagtataacaaggtaatttggtttaatcaactgagtggTTGCGGTCTTGGCCACCGTGCTGTTACTGTCTTACGACACCTGCTCAACCATTCAGATGCAAACTAAACCTTATTGCATCTTGGGTAGTTGAGTGCTCATCATCTGCTCAAGTAAAATGACAGGGGGTCACTGTTTTCAGAGAAGTTTTTGTGATTCAATGTTCAGCCAAACTATGTAAAATGAGAGGAAGTGCACAAGCTTGCAGcatcaaataattgttttgacaACTGCAAATTTGTGAACAGTCAACTTCTTTCCAAACTTTAACTCCAGTTATTCTGACTCTGAGCTCGAGCTGTCTACATCAAAGGGAGACATTCTGGactttttcttcaaactttccAAAAAGTCTTTGACAAGCACTTTAGGAGGGACAATATCTGAGGAAATTCAACAAAGATGTATGGTCTGTtgcatgaattaaaataaaataacttttaactTTTGCTGTTACTAACTTCAATCTTTGTACAGCTGTCTTATAACAAATGGCTATGACAATAACCTCTTATAAGCATAattaactaataataataataataataataatgatgataataatgttaCCATGACATCATAATCTTTATCGATCGTATTACAATATATGAGACGTGATTAGTAAACAATTAGTCGAGTTAGTGAACGCATGTGTTTGAATATCCTCTCAAGGACTAGAGCCACAAATGTTGGTAcgtaaattcattttatattgtttttcttctcaatATCCTGTTGTGTTCTAAGTACACCAAATCAGTTAGTGTTTTGTGATCTATTTTCAGTTGACCTTTTGCTTTACATGAACATAAGCGAAATAAAGTGAATGAGTGGGACAATGAGTCTTTATTGAGTGTATCCAACACAAGcacaaataataacaaataattacACCTTTTATTAGGATATACCATGCAAGCACTTCTTCCCTTGAAAATTGCAGATAACACTGTTAGAGAGGTAACATTGAACAATTATTAGCCCAAGGCCAAGTTATTATTGTTGAATAGTGCCCACAATGAAGCTGGGGGATTATTCAACACTATTCACTGAGCCTTCTGCAAATAATTGTTGTAAGTATAATTGTTCAGGTGCTTGAAAATTTTGTGAccagtttgttttgttgttggaaCTATTCTGCAAATAAAGAATGTTTTGAAAGGTCCTTGGAAATTCCCGCACAAGAATCTCTATAATCACCTCAGCAATTAAACTTATACCAATATAACATCTTCAATGTAACcatttcctctcttttctgGACTCTGTAAAGATTATCACCCAAACaacttgtgttacatgaaaaaaaacatctttgtcATGTTCTTGTACTCAAGAGCATGAAAATGGAGCTGAAAATTACCTCCAAGAAATTGaagtttttcttcatcttcCACTACTTTAGCTGcaataataaagaaaaggacaaagaaaaattaatacaaaacattttgaagaactTTGAGAGaactcattttcaaattttttaggTTAGATTATGAGGAAATTTTATTCGGTGAAAATTACTGAAATCCAAGACTGCATGACAGTAATGCTGATTACACATGATAATACCTAAGATTTACTACAATTGGTTGagagcattcaatcaatatacaatagCATGTGCAGTTGACACAATAATGCAACATCTGCAGTAGATATTGCAGTCATCATGTTAAGTTCAATGTCTTCCTAGTTTTCAAGCCCTGCATCGTGtggtgttctcaaacttttgcaacttCAGAGAGAAACTCAAAAAGgctaaacactttaaaaagTTAGTAATAAATCAGTTCTAGAATTCAGTTTCCGCTGCATCAAAACTTGTGTCTGTGTTAACTGCCACTGATCTTGgtattgataattcatgatataaTGCTAAATCTCATTCAATAATTGCTTATAATTTGTCACTTTGTATCTACCTTGACTTCATTGATTAAGCTACAAGATTGGTGGTCTAGCTCATTTTGACAACTAACTGTATGTCTTTATCACTTACAACTCCTTCACAAAGTAAACATTACTTACAGAGTCCCTTGTAGGTCAGTTGCTTTGAATCACTCTCCTGTTTATAAGCAGTGATGGTAAGATAGTCAATAAATaattcctgaagaaaaaaaaaattatttcatagcaATTATATTTTATCTGACCAAGTTATTAAATCTTTATAAACAGCCACTAAAaaacaaaccataacaaaaaaaaaccctttagTAGAGCAACCAATATATGATGAAATGATCAAATAAAGAACAAGCCTTGAAAATGGTTATGAACAAGAGAAAGAGAACAATCCAGGATCTCAGATATAATTGCTATTTGTGTATGTCCTTGGTGACCACATAATAGATCTGTAGCTGTTACAAGTTTGAAGAAAGGCTATCTCAGTCACATAATAAACTGATTATacatgcattctgattggcttttacCTATGATCCACAGGAGGACAGACACATTGATGATATCACCAtcaacttttttgctttttatccaCATTGTCTATGGCCAGTAGattaatagatcacagaagacatcaaaatgtagtaaaaaaaaaatcagtgacacACTAAGCTGTGCCATgcgccactttttttttttttttttttttacataacattATGAAATCATCTGTGATCTAATAGGGAACAAAAGCACCCCAACATGGCATCTACTTTTTGAACAGAATACCTCAACTAACCATGCATCCTGAGATGTGAAAAGACCTTAAGTCTCTCATTTAAGAAGATTTTTCTagccttgaaaattttttatgcaCAGTTTATGGTATGATTCCTGCACAGCCcctagcctgcagtgcaggcatCTAATTAGTGGGAGCTAACATTATAACCTTGTGTTTGTTTATTGGATGGATTGCAAGTTATAGATGGAGTTAGAGTAGATGGTGGGGGTAGTGGGTGGGGGAAGAGTGAGAAGACACCTGCCTGAAGGAgctgttgaaaagcaaaacacccCCTGATTAGTTTTGCATCACTGTATTTCTGGAAATGAGCAGGTAATAAATCAACACgagttaaatgaaaaactggAAGCActgtctttcaaaaaaaaaaaaacaaaaacacattgagcCAGAACAGAAAATTCCCTGCTGATGCAAATACAAGTTGATATTTGCTGCTCTCTATATCCTCCAAATGACAATCTGTGAGTGTAGCTAACATTCATCTGATGAAGATGCCTATTCcatttgatcataaacaatATGTTGAAGGCTGACAAATGACAACTTTACTTGAAGGTTTCCCATTATAATTTCTATTATTAGAACCAACACCTGAAATATCAGGCTGATCAATAGCTGGAGCTTAGCTGTACCAATCAGGAACTCTGGTCATGGGTGAATGCAGTTATTCCAAATAATGATGACTTTGGGCAGGTGTAATCTTgaccgcccccttggtataaatttctttctctccccagccttctgctgccattaaaattaaagatggtGGCCAtacttttctttaagaaaattctGAGTATTCACCTACCAtaattacgcctgctctgcaggctataCAGTTCCATGCTATTTAATACAAAGCAATAGTTCTCTCTGTAGCCCCAAAGGATATTTATTGTTTCCACCTTTGTTCTCTTTATCCAGGAACTGTACGCATACAGAAGTaaggggctgtgcggaaatcttaCCCAGTTTGGCAAGCACAGTTTTCTCTACCGCTTAAGAGGAGCCACACAAAGATATACCGCAAATAGAGAGATAGGATGTATCTTGACGAATGCAGCTTTAAAAGTGGAGAGAGAATGGGTGTGCTTATACAACCAAGAACTTTCTTGGCCTTTGGCTGGTTAACCACTAACAATATCAATTACTAACTTGATTTCCATCGGTACGGACTGATGTAAATTTTCATCGATTATTGAttaaatcaacaggatacccCGAGAGCAATAAAGATACGCTGACAAACTGTAACATAAAAGAGAGACCTACCGTGGCTTTTGTTATTAGGAAAACTGAATCTTGACTGAAATGTGGCTGTTCCGGAGAACTTTTCATGATTGTTTTGACTCTTGCGATTGGCAATTGAGTTGCCTTTCCCGCGCTGCTGTCCACGCTCGTTttctccgccattttgaaagacaCCAACCAAACTATGCAAACGGTCAGCGGAATCATCAAGCTCGTTCCACACTGCTTTCTTCTTCCTAAACGTTGTCGAACAGATGGAGGATCCCTCTGCAGATCCAAGTTCACCAAGCTACCAAATCTCGCCAGAATGTGAATCGAAGGTTTTAACAACTGATATCGAAGCTGAGCAAGATGCGAGGGCTCAACTTAGAGATGTATTTCTTCGTTCTATCTTTGCGTCCTGTAACAAGCCAGCTTGCTTTTTGATGCACGAGAAGACTCAAGTGGAAGCCATCTTTGTGGCTACAGACATAAACATAGAGAATTTCCAGGTATCTGAACTTCAAACTCCAATGGGAGTAGTCAATGAGGCTTTGCTGAGGTCGTCTGATGTGCTGTCATTTACAATAGACCTtgaaaagaaatagaataaCCTTGTTTGGAACTCAACCGCATACAACAGGAGACTGCAAGTTCTTCAGctcttctttttcaaatcaGTTCCATTGGTAGGCACTGTTTGGTGGAAACAAGCAATGTTTCACACGGGTGACGGATACTTGGCTTTAGTGGTTGCTCGGTccacatttcattttaaacaagGAATATTGTGTGAACACAAGACATTCCTCCATTAGAAGGCATACAGCCTAAGAACCTAACATTTCTCGCCCTGTACCAAGTAGTGGAGCTTCTATAGATTGTCGTAGTGTTTCTAATGCATGACTTGATTACTTGGAGTCAGAAATTCAACATACATCTTTAGAAACAGAATTTAAAGGAAGTGCACACTCGTTGAGGTCATAAAGagaatatcttttaaaaatatatattctctTATTGATGTAAAAACCATAGCCTTCATTGGACACAAAAATAGGTACATATATTTGTCTATGGAGATGATCTGTTCCGAGATGCAGACAGGCTTTCACAAAGAGGGACTAATCTCTGATACAAATCAAGACTCCGTTATCAACCTCCTTCCTTTTCATCCCCCTCTCAAAGGACAGTCTTGTAGAGCATTTGATTTCTTTAAGGTAGTgaatatttataataaaatttattgcaTATTTAAGTTTCTTTACCATTTTGGTGGTCTCTCCGCACTCTCTCTGGTGGAGGAGAGAGCTTGTTGCATGAcaaaccaaacaacagctgcaaaggAGGCCACCAGTAACAGTTTGAGGACACTGGTTTGCATATTTATGCACctgataaacaattttttgagtCTTTTCTCAAGTTGAAGAAGATTATCACACCATAtggtttttctttgaaaatgttttttcccattttatttttaaagtactCTACTTACTTAACCTTTTACtttaagagtgacttgcatctaatttctccttacaatatcaaccctgaatcaaacatcaaggtcacaagaataaaggaaatgatcacctactaaacaacctcttgattgttaatcaaatccTCTTTGTCAAGACCTTAGaagtaaagagaacagtatggagaatataaatactgattTTAAGGTGTCAAGGGTTAAAGAACATTTGCACAGGAAGCCTGACTTTAGGAAGTTTACTTTTGTTAGCTTTTGTTTTGTCCTTTACCATTTTTAATAGTAACTTatgttgcagtttttttttggcACTGTACAACACTAGACAGTATATTTTCTATCATTTCATATATAACGACTTCATTACCTTTTCACTTTTACCAAAGCTGCAATTGCTAATTTCTTGTGTCATTCATATTAAGTTTCCAACTctctgtgtttgattttcttgaCCCTTGACATTTATAATACACCACTTGAAGGTCACATTTATCCAATATCTTCCTCGCTATATCATCCTATATCTGAAATATTGTAACCCTGTATGAAAGAATCTTAACTAAGGTCATCACGCCAAACACAACATCAGACAAGATGCACCTGCTGGGACCTTTCTATAGTCATCCAAAGGGTTAGGATGAGAAGTCATCACATTTTTAGTCTTTTGATCAAAGATGGCTTTAAAACCCTTTGCAGAATGGATACAAGCTCCAGGTTTAGAAGTCATTAAGTGCTTGGCAAATACATAAAAGGCCTGCCACACAAAGTAATATTACTACTTAGTTGTGAAAAACTAAGAAACCAAGAGTGTCAAGAACTTTCAGGCACTATTCCATTAACTTATGTGGTCATTAAGTCATTAAGTGCTTGGCAAATGCATTAAGGGCCTGTTAGTCAGAGTAATATTATTACTTAATTGTAAAAAAACTATGAAACCAAGTGTGTAAGGGACTTTCAGGCACTATTCCATTGACTTCTGTTGTTAAAGCTGCTCAAAAGTGTTGTCATCTAACTTCTGTATGCTTTTGGTGTCACTATCAATGAGTCTGCATctataaaacaacaaaaaggacACAAAACATAAACTTCAATCAGAGTGATATTTTTACTGTgtgattttaatgaaaatgtctTGCCAAGATAAAAAAGTTCCTCTCATAAAATTACCCAATGAATAGTTTTGTAGGTCAGCCTGCAGTCATCAGTTTATGAGAGCAGGAAAGATGGGCAAGTGCTTCAAATCTCAACAGACCCAGCTGACATGTAAACCAATTCTTACACAATATCTTCAACAAggcatttttaaaatgtttcaaagataCAAGTTCCCTAGTTACTACACTTCAGTGCAACAGTATGCACAATGGAAATATGAAGCACTCCCAtacaatttacaatttataTAACTCTGTTTCCTGGTGGGAACATTTTTTGTTCTCCATATAGTGTGTTGGTAGGGTGCCAAGCATTTAGGGAAATAGGTCAAGGTGGCTCTGAGTCATGGAATCTTGAGTCACCATCTCAGGGCATGCTGCAACAGCAGACACCACACGATGACCTGAAGTTTGTTCATCATGATCCTTAGGTGTATGGTCTCAAGAATATTTCAAGCTAGTAACAAGTTAAATCTGAAACAGCCTGAAACATTTGATGATAGGTCTAATTTATGAAGTACACTTCAACCTCTACCAATGACCACCTCCCTTCAACAGCTGGACTTAATATGTCTTAAAGGATGGTATAGGATGAAAGATAAGAAGTAAAAGTAGGTGGTGTTCAAGAAGGATGATCACTTTTACCGGACTCAAGAGTCTGATGACATTGGCTACAAGGGACACCTCCATCCAGGGAACACGAACTTTGGTCCAGGAAATATATTAATTTCATCTTCATACTTGTTTTCAGTATTGAAGGGGAAAGGAACACTTATCCTGGGTCCTAAAGCCATGTTTTAACCTCCATTCAGGGGACACCTTAGCCACTCCAGAGATTCTCACCAAAGTGGTAGTACAGTGTATGACATAAGAAGTTGTTTCAGTTTGGAAAGTGCACCTAATGAACTCTATCTTTTAACTGCTTATGGCTCTTGAGTAAATTTACTGCACTTGTGGATATTTAATACATAATTATCTAGCTGTGTGAAATAGAGACTCCAGCAGATTCCAAGccagaataataaaaatatcaaagttattattttttttttgtggtgaaTCATTAACAAACCCCAATCCAATCTCTCTCTAAGAAACACTTTCCTGGTTCTGAGGGTTTCCCCTGAATGAAGGTTCCACTGAAAATGATATCAGTACATTCTCTGTGACTGTAAACTTACAGTGTTCCTCAATAAGGTTTGGGTATATGAGGCCCACAAAAGAGTGAATTATTCTGGAATTGCCTTTATTCTGTTCCTTATGGGAGGAGAGATCATCCCAAAATTTAGAAGTTTTCTCCACATAATCTTTAGGATGACGATGTTCAAATGACCTGGAAAAATTTGGTAACAGTCAATTAGTtgtataattaacaaatagattccaagttgccatgcatctgtccagtaatagatcacagatgacatcaaaatgtggtaagaacaaaaaggtgGCACACGaaggtgcagccgagtgtgtcactgatattcttaccacattttgacgtcctctgtgatctattactgaacagatgcacggcaacttgcaatctatttgttttatataataaagaattaaaaaagttttaattataatgtcatctatacgtctgtcctccaatagatcataagtgagaaccaatcagaatgcgtgcataactgagcttattatataaaataatataacGATCAGTGATAGCCTCAGTACGACTAAAGAATATGAGCAACATTAACTTGTCTGCGCTGAATTTGAAGCTTTTGTaatttccttaaccctttagaccctaacatcagtataaatattccccatactgttctctatacatttctgaaggtactgacaagaagaatttgtctaTCAATCAAGAGGTTCTGTCTTTGGTGATCATTGCCTTATTCTCATgcctttaatgtttgattcaggggtgatactgttaggagaaattagatgctggtcaatcttagggttaaaagcttaaaatttaccacATGGAACGTGTCTGCACCAGATTTAGGAACTGCAATATATTGCTTTGATATTGTCTTTTCTTATGTTTCTGCAATATTTGAGAAATAATGCACTTTGTAATTGCAAACATCATCATTGCACAAAACTACTGCAACCTAGTTTTTCAAGGAATTACCTCGATTGAGCTTTCAGGGCATGATcaaaagaggaaacaagaaatATTCTTAGGAAACCTTAATTTTTTGATAGACATAATAGGCCTTAAGTTATCAACTTCTATTGGAGAAATGCATGAGTCTATAAAGGGAGCTATTAAAATGCGTAGTGAAGACAGGCAACAGAAagtgttcaaaacaaaatctacAGACTTCAAGTGTCAAAATGATGTCAGTTGTGATAGACAATAAGCAGTCTTACCATCCCATATGGACACCACACTGAGGGCAAACAGCTACCCTCCATGCATAGCCTGGAAACCAGGAATGCTCCTCAAAGGCCTAAAAGTTGAAAGCTCTACTCAGCTGCATGTGtaattattactatcattattttcaaaattatttgactGATTCTTCttgtatacatttccttgttattattgttagtTCAACTAGGCTTgtgtttgttattttaattacatctCATTTGTcatgcttttgtttttaatcagtcCCAAGGATTTAAAAATGCTGGGTCTTAAATCACAGATCACACTGATTACTAATCATTTTAAAAAccttatttttcaaatgaaagtgCTTCTAGTGTGTTGATAAATCATGTCAATTGCTCACAATGCGATACATGTGATGATACACAAGCACAAGCGCAAGCACAAGCGCAAGCACAAGCGCAAGCACAAGCGCAAGCACAAGCGCAAGCACAAGCGCAAGCACAAGCGCAAGCACAAGCGCAAACCCAAGCATAGCAGCTCTTATTGGACTGTGGACACAGCCTTGACACAAATATAAATATGAGCACATGCACAAAGATCagactttttccttttttcccccCTGATTTTGCTTGTACTTGCATCAAGGCTGTTTTCAAAGTGAAATAAGAGCTCTTGtggttgtggttgtggttgCATTTGTGCTTGTACCTGCACTTGTGTCTGCATTGTTGTACTCAACAACTAgggtgaaaaaattaataatgaataaagggggaaagtttctaatttcaagaaattgtggtgctgcatcagttgAAGGTATAACAAGATCATTTGGTTtaatcaaatgagttgatagtgtaaattggcaatggtaaagagtttctaaagctggaTTTCAAGTGCTAGCCTTTTGCCactcactctgatgaagggttaACACTCCAAATACCAGTGAtataaactctttactgtggccatTTACAACATCAATGAGGTTTACACCTAAACATTTGAGTTGTTGATTCTGTCAATTTGACATTGcatatatttcttttcatagaCTCAACAGTGAATTTAACAATTTACACCTACCTCACCAAGACTTTTGATATTAGCTGATGTTACTGTTATTAGCTCAAAATGTTGACCTGAAAAATATATGGTCAAgcagaaaatatgaaatttataACAAACCATGATGATTCTCTGTATAAAAAAGTTTGGTCATATAGGGTATCAACAACTCATACCATGAGGGTTTCTGAAGAGCTGGATAAGACACTGTTTCACCCCTAGAATAGTGTCATTCCTCTGTCGCAGAGCCAGTTTACTACCTAAATTGTTGAGGTATGCAGCCACAGAGATGTCCTGCCCACACCGTCGACAAAGCAAGGTATCTGCAAATATACAAACTGTTCTTTATCAAGAGGGCTATGTCATGATGTAAAGTGAATTAGTTTCTCAAACATTATG
The sequence above is a segment of the Pocillopora verrucosa isolate sample1 chromosome 5, ASM3666991v2, whole genome shotgun sequence genome. Coding sequences within it:
- the LOC131782216 gene encoding chromatin accessibility complex protein 1, with translation MAEKTSVDSSAGKATQLPIARVKTIMKSSPEQPHFSQDSVFLITKATELFIDYLTITAYKQESDSKQLTYKGLSKVVEDEEKLQFLGDIVPPKVLVKDFLESLKKKSRMSPFDVDSSSSESE
- the LOC131782197 gene encoding gem-associated protein 7-like — protein: MEDPSADPSSPSYQISPECESKVLTTDIEAEQDARAQLRDVFLRSIFASCNKPACFLMHEKTQVEAIFVATDINIENFQVSELQTPMGVVNEALLRSSDVLSFTIDLEKK
- the LOC131782215 gene encoding protein cereblon-like, whose translation is MKSHHWNRFLALVAIVCLSVDVAFSTIVEIQQHQDTLLCRRCGQDISVAAYLNNLGSKLALRQRNDTILGVKQCLIQLFRNPHGQHFELITVTSANIKSLGEAFEEHSWFPGYAWRVAVCPQCGVHMGWSFEHRHPKDYVEKTSKFWDDLSSHKEQNKGNSRIIHSFVGLIYPNLIEEHYADSLIVTPKAYRS